In a single window of the Ancylobacter polymorphus genome:
- a CDS encoding GntR family transcriptional regulator has protein sequence MVATTESTAAGEEMKVERSVPTLRSLTLEKMRDAILDFRFKPGERLVERQLCERLGVSRSVVREVLRHLEAEGLVETIPHQGPAVTKPDPAQAAQIYEIRALLESEAARACALNAPEAAIAELGGVIDEIDAAFRTGSPREVLRRTTEFYEKLFVAAGKEVAWEVVRSLNARINHLRSMTIAQQGRHADAIAEMRRLHGALMQRDGEGAYEASRAHVATVARLAGAILARI, from the coding sequence ATGGTCGCGACAACCGAATCCACCGCTGCCGGCGAAGAGATGAAGGTCGAGCGCAGCGTGCCGACGCTGCGCAGCCTGACGCTGGAAAAGATGCGCGACGCCATTCTCGATTTCCGCTTCAAGCCCGGTGAGCGGCTGGTGGAGCGCCAGCTGTGCGAAAGGCTGGGGGTGAGCCGCAGCGTGGTGCGCGAGGTGCTGCGCCATCTCGAAGCCGAGGGGCTGGTGGAAACCATTCCGCATCAGGGCCCGGCCGTGACCAAGCCCGACCCGGCGCAGGCGGCGCAGATCTATGAAATCCGCGCGCTGCTGGAGAGCGAGGCGGCGCGGGCCTGCGCGCTCAACGCCCCGGAGGCGGCGATTGCCGAGCTTGGCGGAGTGATCGACGAGATCGACGCCGCCTTTCGCACCGGCAGCCCGCGCGAGGTGCTGCGGCGGACCACGGAATTCTACGAGAAGCTGTTTGTGGCCGCCGGCAAGGAAGTGGCGTGGGAGGTGGTGCGCTCGCTCAATGCCCGCATCAACCATCTGCGCTCCATGACCATCGCCCAGCAGGGCCGCCATGCCGACGCCATCGCCGAGATGCGGCGCCTCCATGGCGCGCTTATGCAGCGGGACGGGGAGGGCGCCTATGAGGCGAGCCGCGCCCATGTCGCCACGGTCGCCCGCCTCGCCGGCGCCATCCTCGCCCGCATCTGA
- a CDS encoding amino acid synthesis family protein: MPLQLRKLVTYAETTFIEGGRAAASPLRLYAAAAVLTNPWAGRGFVEDLKPEIHDIAPQLGALLTEEILRMAGSGEAVEAYGKAAIVGTSGEVEHASALIHTLRFGNHYRKAVGAKSYLAFTNTRGGPNASIAIPLMDKLDEGRRSHYLTIQFAINDAPAPDEIVVALGASIGGRPHHRIGDRYQDLKELGSTQGLDAAPASGSHG; this comes from the coding sequence ATGCCGTTGCAGCTGCGCAAGCTCGTCACCTATGCCGAGACCACCTTCATCGAGGGCGGCCGCGCCGCCGCCTCGCCGCTGCGGCTCTATGCGGCGGCGGCGGTGCTCACCAATCCGTGGGCGGGGCGCGGCTTTGTCGAAGACCTGAAGCCGGAGATTCACGACATCGCCCCCCAGCTCGGCGCGCTGCTGACCGAGGAAATCCTGCGCATGGCCGGCTCGGGCGAGGCGGTGGAAGCCTATGGCAAGGCGGCGATCGTCGGCACGTCCGGCGAGGTGGAGCACGCCTCGGCGCTGATCCACACGCTGCGCTTCGGCAATCACTACCGCAAGGCGGTCGGCGCCAAGAGCTATCTCGCCTTCACCAATACGCGCGGCGGGCCGAACGCTTCCATCGCCATTCCGCTGATGGACAAGCTGGATGAGGGGCGCCGCTCGCATTACCTCACCATCCAGTTCGCCATCAATGATGCCCCGGCGCCGGACGAAATCGTCGTCGCGCTCGGCGCCTCCATTGGCGGGCGCCCGCATCACCGCATCGGCGACCGCTATCAGGACCTGAAGGAACTCGGCTCCACCCAGGGCCTCGACGCCGCCCCGGCGAGCGGCTCCCATGGCTGA